A genomic segment from Gracilinanus agilis isolate LMUSP501 chromosome 1, AgileGrace, whole genome shotgun sequence encodes:
- the MRPL15 gene encoding 39S ribosomal protein L15, mitochondrial codes for MAGPVCSGGGSGSKALDLLRSLPRVSLANLKPSPGSKKPERQRRGRRRGRKCGRGHKGETQRGTKPRLGFEGGQTPFYLRIPKYGFNEGHSFRRQYHPLSLNRLQYLIDLGRVDPTQPIDLTQLVNGRGVTIQPLKRDYGVQLVEEGADTFKAKINIEVQMASELAIAAIERNGGVVTTAFYDPRSLEILCKPVMFFLRGQPIPKRMLPPEELVPYYTDARNRGYLADPAQFPEARLELAKKYGYILPDITKDELFKMLSTRKDPRQIFFGLAPGWVVNMAEKKILKPTDENLLKYYSS; via the exons ATGGCGGGCCCCGTGtgcagcggcggcggcagcggatCCAAGGCTTTGGACCTTCTGCGCTCTCTGCCGCGCGTCAGCCTGGCCAACCTGAAGCCCAGTCCCGGCTCCAAGAAACCG GAAAGACAAAGAAGAGGCCGGAGAAGAGGTAGAAAATGTGGCCGAGGTCATAAAGGAGAAACGCAGAGAGGAACCAAGCCTAGATTAGGGTTTGAGGGAGGTCAAACTCCATTTTATCTTCGGATCCCAAAGTATGGATTTAATGAAGGACATAG CTTTAGACGACAATACCATCCTTTGAGTCTCAATAGGCTACAGTACCTGATTGATTTAGGTCGAGTAGATCCTACTCAACCTATTGATTTAACTCAGCTTGTAAATGGAAGAGGTGTGACAATCCAGCCACTTAAAAGGGATTATGGTGTCCAGCTGGTGGAAGAG GGTGCTGATACCTTTAAGGCTAAAATTAATATTGAAGTACAGATGGCCTCAGAACTAGCCATAGCTGCAATTGAAAGAAATGGAGGTGTTGTGACTACAGCATTTTATGATCCAAGAAGCCTGG agattctCTGCAAACCTGTTATGTTTTTCCTTCGTGGACAACCTATTCCCAAGCGAATGCTTCCACCCGAAGAATTGGTGCCATACTATACTGATGCCAGGAACCGTGGCTACCTGGCAGATCCAGCCCAGTTTCctgaagcaagacttgaactaGCCAAGAAATATGGTTACATTTTACCTGACATCACTAAGGATGAACTCTTCAAAATGCTGAGTACTCGAAAGGACCCACGGCAGATTTTCTTTGGTCTTGCTCCAGGCTGGGTAGTAAATATGGCTGAAAAGAAAATCCTGAAGCCCACAGATGAAAACCTCCTTAAATATTATAGCTCATGa